The proteins below are encoded in one region of Thermothelomyces thermophilus ATCC 42464 chromosome 1, complete sequence:
- a CDS encoding glycoside hydrolase family 93 protein (CAZy_ID 267781), producing MKWSTLIPSVLVPLVSAAPKEREEKPETFSQRVIFTPPDNYTDPRVLYARTAQFRDGTLLATWENYSPEPPPVYFPIYRSTDGGYNWKEISRVEDTANGLGLRYQPFLYILDESFAGFPKDTVLLAGSSIPTDLSSTQIDLYASTDRGVTWEFVSHIAAGGVAIPNNGETPVWEPFLMRNGDTLICYYSDQRENTTYGQKMVHQTTSDLRTWGPVVNDVTSPVYEERPGMPIVAKLPNGKYIMTYEHGGSPVLSGYQFPVHYKVVSDPERFGPATGVPLRTTDGYIPTGSPYVVWSPVGGENGTVIASAHSSADIYINTGLAEPGSTWRRVATPEKNAYTRHLRVLNDPTKLLIMGAGQLPPSTTNQVELSVIDISNL from the exons ATGAAGTGGTCCACGCTCATCCCCTCTGTCCTTGTTCCCCTTGTCTCGGCTGCTCCCAAGGAGCGGGAGGAGAAGCCCGAGACCTTCTCGCAGCGCGTTATCTTCACGCCGCCCGACAACTACACCGACCCGCGCGTGCTGTACGCCCGCACCGCCCAGTTCCGGGACGGCACCCTGCTCGCGACCTGGGAGAATTACAGCCCGGAGCCCCCTCCGGTCTACTTCCCCATCTACCGCTCCACTGACGGCGGCTACAACTGGAAGGAAATCTCGCGTGTCGAGGACACGGCCAACGGATTGG GCCTCCGATACCAGCCGTTCCTCTACATCCTGGATGAGTCCTTTGCCGGCTTCCCCAAGGACACGGTCCTGCTGGCCGGGAGCTCGATCCCCACGGACCTCTCAAGCACCCAGATCGACCTGTATGCCTCGACGGACCGCGGCGTGACGTGGGAGTTTGTCTCGCACATCGCGGCCGGCGGCGTGGCCATCCCCAACAACGGCGAGACCCCTGTCTGGGAGCCGTTCCTGATGCGCAACGGAGACACGCTCATCTGCTACTACTCGGACCAGCGCGAGAACACGACGTACGGCCAGAAGATGGTGCACCAGACCACCTCGGACCTGCGCACCTGGGGCCCCGTCGTCAACGACGTCACGTCGCCCGTCTACGAGGAGCGCCCGGGCATGCCGATCGTCGCCAAGCTGCCCAACGGCAAGTACATCATGACGTACGAGCACGGCGGCAGCCCCGTGCTGAGCGGCTACCAGTTCCCCGTCCACTACAAGGTCGTGTCGGATCCCGAGCGGTTCGGCCCCGCCACCGGCGTGCCGCTCCGGACCACCGACGGCTACATCCCGACCGGCTCGCCCTACGTCGTCTGGAGCCCCGTCGGCGGGGAGAACGGCACGGTGATCGCCAGCGCCCACAGCTCGGCCGACATCTACATCAACACGGGCCTCGCCGAGCCCGGGAGCACCTGGAGGCGCGTCGCCACGCCCGAGAAGAACGCCTACACGCGCCATCTCCGCGTCCTCAACGACCCTACCAAGCTGCTCATCATGGGCGCCGGCCAGTTGCCGCCAAGCACCACCAACCAGGTGGAGCTGAGCGTGATTGACATCAGCAACCTGTaa